The window TTCGGGATCCGAAATGATGGTTTCTAATCCCGAAATTGTGATTTCATGACGTTTTTTCGTTAAGATTGTGATTTCGGTAACACcttattatttttgtgtatCGATATTGTTAATGTCACATTATCATGAAGACTAGAAAACCGAAAAAATTGAAGActaaaaaataccaaaaatttACATAGTTAAAATCCTACATGTCCTATTTGTACAGTGCAAGTTCATCTAGTTGTATAACGCAGGCTCAACAAGTTGTACGGTATAACGCCAATGCAACTAGTTGTTCAATTAATTGAACATCGCCAATTCAAGTTGTACATTGTGCTATATAGAAAGATTATATTAGCTTTTCATTAACgttttataaaacttaactaaaaacaaatgaattactTTAAATTTGATGCATAAAAAAGTAtctagtaaaaataaataaacaaataaataaatttacaagtctaatttcaaaattagaaggtatttaaaaagaaatatgtaatatattcctataaaatttatccaaaataattaaaaatatctaaaaatatcaTCCACAATCATCACGAGGCATCCTTATGATTGCTAGGAGCTAGCATTATGATTTGCATCCTTATGATTGCTAGGAGCTAGCATTATGATTTtgaaagaggaagaagaagatacgCTCACACAGATCAGAAACAGAGTTTCTTTCTTAATGAGTTGTTTGATTATCTCACCATCTTTGTTCTCTaattcaccatcatcatcacCACCAAGTCTACCCATTTCACATTCACTCAGTTCTCGAGTCTACATTCctgcaggggcggagccaagtacaagccggcccgggctgtagcccgggtaGCCTTAGATATCATGTATGCATCCATCAATATCGACGGTAAATTACCATCGTTATTGATTGTTTCCCGTCGCTAAAAAGCATTAATGACAGTAACcttagtttattttgtttgtttatttgatattattataaaactagcccgggtaaatttttttgttaaaagattaacccgggtaggtttcaaatcctggctccgccTCTACATTCCTGCCCATATATACAAGCACCCTTGCGCCCTTCTCCTCGAGCACTACACTTCCATGAAAGAGCTTAACCAATTCTTTCCCTTGATCATAAAAAATGGTCTTTATAGCGAACATCTCTTTCAGACTAAGCTTATCGGTCTGTTCAACAAATTCGGAAGACCCATCGATGCCGCTCGAATATTCGACCCATAGAAGGGAAAGTAGACGCAATATATCGCTCAATTCTTAAAGTGTATACTTGAAACTCTTCTTTAAATGAGGCTTTATCATTCTTCGTGAGAATGAAAGCTGATGGTATTAATCATGTCGTGTATGATTTCGCTTACCTTGTGCGGACAATTCTGATGTTAGAAGAGGGAGAGAAGTTCAAGCCCAGctagggacgaatctatgtaagGGTTCGGTTGGGTTAAAGCCCACcccgaatttttttttatggtagaaatatgacattacccttaatttctttaaaaaaaattaatataattcattgtttttttatttaattattaaaaaaatgataaaattttacctctgtatatttatttttttcaaaattttctcgttattagtTTAAGCCCatcctaaatttttttaaagctTACCCCAGTTCGAAATCTTGGGTCCGTCCCTGAGCCCAGCTGATTGTCAATGACAGGTACGCCGATGATGTGTTCATAACAACCGGGGTTGTGAAATTGTATGCAAAATGTGGGCTTATTTACGAGGCTTACAAGATGTTCGACAGAATgccacaaaaaatatttttggaaacacaataaaaattatgttcgttatttttatttttaggaatttggggatatttttttaattattttaagtcataaattatacataatttatgtttaaaatcataattaaataattttcaacccttttttttgggtttattttggataaaataaatataatattttacttcaaattattttttaatttttatttaatttatttaattagggtttaattattacaacaattaatcctaatttgatttttaatgtctttttaagttattttaaatttaaaaattaagtattattttaatattattataaattaataatagtaattacAAATAAGGTTCGTCAAATTTTCATGATTACGATAtgatataacatttattttaaataattttatttattattttatttatttattttggacctaacacttaattaatttgattaattagtaaaataattaagcataattaattatttaaaatatatttttgattataaaattaattattttaatattataaattgaagtatagatttttaatatttactgaattattttttttattattaaagtgacacttgacttttaaaaattaagaaaaaatattgtgtGTGTAAGAACACATTTTCAGAAAATTCTAATTTAGTTAAGTGTATCAGTGACTATCAAGAAATGACATTAGTAATATGTTATATGTGTCCATTCAGAAGCAGTTGGATCTAATTAGATATTCTTCttcaaaaatttttaaaaatcttgttACGggtattatgattatttttgataaaaaaacttaaaaggtattgatatatatgaataaaataaaaaataataatttaaaatatatgatattttaatattttggtgaatgaaatgagtgatgtgatggtTGAGAATtgattcattaaaaaattaattttaaataattttttttttttaaattcaaaaagaacaaagtcttgataaaatattaatttttctctcttttttcttaTGTATTTTGAACCAGGAACAGCTAGGGGAATTTATTGTGGGAGATCCACTCCTTATTCAATTTATTGTGGGAGATCTCCTAATTTCAAGAAGAACTCAAATTCACTTACCTAAGCCGCctgatttcttttttttctttttcttgtgatagatttttttaattctgaAATAATATATACACTAATCGTTTAGTGAAATTTagaactattttattttttaaaatttttaacaatgttttttactattttattttatgtatttcttataaataatgaatttagtgaaatttaataacaataaataatagaataataattattaataaaagtttgataaaaactttatttgaaaatctgtaatatataatatgtttcaatattttagataaaatagtaatatatttttatattaattgttttgaaaatttatatatttaaaaacattacattaaaaaatgtaattaaatcaatataataattgttggttttttaaattctttatgGGTTAacagttttaaataattgttttttttaattaatatatatactaaaaaacattacactaaaaaatataattaaattattatattaattatttaaaaaattaattgaatcttaaaaaaatatatttaataaatatataattaaattattaatattaaattttcaaatataaaatattttattaatataatttacaaatataattttatatagttatatattaaaattttaattattttaattctgaaatattttatatatatatatatcagtaatttatttttcatttttataaatttttaactttttatcataataacaatttcctcttattgttttatatatttttaattatttttatcattttaattttaagccattttttattaatagttctatatatcttaattataattttatttttataatattttaaatatagtatattttgtaaattaaaaataaataaacaaattagtgaaattttatacaaatttaataataaatactaataataataaataaagatttatttcaaaatttgtcTTAAAactgaatataatatatttgaatattttcataaaataataatatattattatttttatattaattatttgtaaaatatatatatatattaaaaaaagtattcgtttaattttttttttaaaattacgtaatttatatgtttatattatttaatattaactttacataattaaatttcaaataaaattgtgttataataagataaaaaaacaatataattaataaaatagttataatgAAATACGaacaatatattatcatatagtgaaattaaatcaataataataaataaataaagtttatattaaatttattttgattttatttatcaatttatattataaaattttattttttcaaaattgttgcttattaaaaaatgataatttaaatctTGCTTTTAAAATTATAGGAATTTAAATAGtggatatataatttattcttataaaaaatcattttaaatatttaaaaatatcatatataaagaacaaaacatttttcatgattttatatttgtactatataaacatatttgtatacatattcacaatattacttttttttttttatcaaatcaacttactTAACATCAGTGGAAAATACTAGTGTCACTATTTTCGTTGAAACATTTATGGATGTGAGTTTGGAGTGTTAAGACCTTTGTTTTAGAAGATAGTGCTAGAAATGGGAAACTTGCATACTTCTTAATTGCAGGCTTTGATTATGTCCACTCCTTTATTACTGATGATTGATGATGCTGTAGAAATCATTGATAAACtattatcaaataattcacttttattatacatataattatttaataaccaaatctTCTTATTAGAAAGAGAATggataaaataagaataatataaaacagatacttcatattttattttagattaattagttaggatattaataactttaattcCATATacttttaaatgaattattttaataatttatcaatttaaatgagataatttatatacatatctATCTCTAGatgagattaatatatatattggtatTTTACAGCTATTTCATAGATTTACACGATTATCACGACACCACGACACGATAAACTCGTGGATGTGAGTCTTactgaaattattaaaaataatacgaGTTCAACACATAGTTAAATCAGACTAACATATGTCCAAATTACACATTAAAATAAGAGAAACTATaacaaactttttttaaatttcaatttatagtaaaaacaaatgaattactTAAAAATTAATGCATAAGAAAAGGtatctacaaaaaaaaaaaaaaaaaaaaaaaatttacaagtttaatttcaaaattaaaagatatttataaacaaatatgtaatttattcttataaaatttatccaaaatatctaaaaatatcaTCCACAATCATTATCATTATGAGGCATCCTTATACCTTAGATTGTTAGGAGCTAGCATTATCATTTggaaagaggaagaagaagatacaGAAACAGAGCACCTTTCTACCTTTCTTAATGAGAAGTTTGATTGTCTCACCATCTTCAGCTACTTTCTCCACTTCACCATCATCATCACCACCAAGTCTACCCTTTTCACATTCACTCAGCTCTCGAGTCTACATTCCTGCCCATGTATACAAGCACCCCTGCGCCCTTCTCCTCGAACACTGCACTTCCATGAAAGAGCTCAACCAATTCCTTCCCCTGATCATAAAAAATGGCCTTTATAGCGAACATCTCTTCCAGACTAAGCTTATCGGTCTGTTCAACAAATTCGGAAGACCCATCGATGCAGCTCGAGTATTCGACCCTATGGAAGGGAAAGTAGACGCAGTATATCGCTCAATGCTTAAAGGGTATACTCGAAACTCTTCTTTGAATGAGGCTTTATCATTCTTCGTGAGAATGAAAGCTGATGGTATTAATCATGTCGTGTATGATTTCGCTTACCTTTTGAAGGCTTGTGCGGACAATTCTGATGTTAGAAGAGGGAGAGAAGTTCAAGCCCAGCTGATTGTTAATGGGTACGCCGAGGATGTGTTTATAACAACAGCGGTTGTGAATTTGTATGCAAAATGTGGGCTTATTTATGAGGCCTACAAGATGTTCGACAGAATGCCACAAAGGGATTTGGTCTGTTGGAATACGATTATTGCAGGTCATGCTCAAAATGGATTCGCGGAGAAGGCTTTGGGATTGGTGTCTAGAATGCAAGAGGAGGGAAACAAGCCTGATTTCATCACTATTGTCTCCATTTTGCCTGCAGTTGCAAACACTCAGTCAGTTTGGATTGGGAAATCTATTCATGGGTATGTTATAAGAGCTGGCTTTGAATCCATGGTGAATGTGTTAACTGCTTTAGTTGATATGTACTCAAAATGCGGTTATTTCGGAGTTGCCCGATTGATTTTCGACCATATGCCAAATAGAAATGCTGTTTCTTGGAATTCCATGATCGATGGGTATACTCAAAACGGCGATTCTGAGCAGGCATTGCTTCTCTTCGAGAGGATGATGGACCAAGGGCTTAAGCCTACAAACGTCACAATCATGCATGCTTTACATGCTTGTGCTGATTTAGGCGATATAAACAGGGGAGAATCCGTTCACAAATTGGCCGACGAACTAGGATTGTCATCCGACGTTTCCATCACGAACTCCTTGATTTCCATGTATTGTAAGAACAAACGAGCCGATCTCGCGTCCAAACTCTTTGATAAAATGCCTATGAAAACACTCGTTTCGTGGAATGCCATGATATTAGGCCATGCCCAAAACGGAAACTCGATCGAAGCTTTAACTGCCTTCTACAAAATGCACGAGGATAATATACGCCCCGATTCGTTCACGATGGTGGGCGTAATCCCCGCCCTAGCCGAACTATCCGTTCCTAGGCTCGCAAAGTGGATCCATGGGCTCTCCGTAAGGACCCGATTGGATAAGAATGACCACGTAACAACCGCCCTTGTAGACATGTACGCGAAATGTGGAGCCATCCGCACTGCGAGAAGGCTATTCGACGCAATCGACGATCACCCGCATGTGACTACGTGGAACGCGATGATCGACGGTTACGGGACCCACGGGCTTGGGAAAGAAGCTGTTGAGGTTTTCGAAGAAATGCTGAACGGGCCCACGAAGCCCAACGACGTGACATTTCTATGCATAATATCGGCTTGCAGTCATTCAGGCATGGTGGACGAGGGTCGACGTTTCTTCTCCATGATGGAGCAAGATTACGGTCTTACACCTTCGAAAGATCACTACGGGGCAATAGTTGATCTTTTGGGTCGAGCAGGGCAACTCAGCGAAGCGTGGGGTTTCATTCAGAGCATGCCCATCGAGCCTGAAATAAACGTGTTCGGGGCTATGTTAGGTGCTTGTAAGATACACAAAAACATCGATTTTGGGGAGATGGCAGCTAAGAAATTGTTCGAACTTCATCCTAACGAAGGTGGTTATCATGTATTGCTCGCGAACATATACGCGGGGGCTTCCATGTGGGATAAAGTGTCGGAAGTTAGAACTACAATGAAGCGAAAAGGTCTTCTAAAAACACCCGGTTGTAGTTTAGTGGATGTACAAAACGAGGTTCACACTTTCTATTCGGGGAGTACTAACCATCCTCAATCGAGTATGGTATATGCTTATTTAGGAAAGCTTATTGATAGGATTAAGGTCCTCGGTTATTTGCCAGACACTAATCAGATCCATGATGTGGAAGAGGATGTGCAAATGCAATTGCTCGGTACACATAGTGAGAAGCTTGCCATCGCGTTTGCAATTTTGAATACTAAACCGGGTAGTACTATCCATATTAGGAAGAATCTTCGAGTTTGTACCGATTGTCATAATGCGACTAAGTACATATCGCTTGACACGGGACGGGAAATTATAGTTCGCGATATGCATAGGTTTCACCATTTTAAGAATGGGGAATGCTCATGTGGAGATTATTGGTAAAATTTATGGATTTTTCACTTGCCAATTGCCATTCACATTGTATACATGATTCTCATTATCTATTGTTACAAATGGTCAGCTTTCTTGCAATACAATGATCATGTCCCGAGACAAAGCTCCCCACTCATTTAGGTGatgattctttttttttttttttttaagttttgtttgtaaataatcattcaaattattttttggatcatgttattttttatttcatttataaaaatcttGATGTGATTTAAccaaattcatattattttataagaggAAAGCTTAACTTATGAAAACAGAGGATGTAGCACAAATTAGATTAGACCAAAAGATTtcatgaatataaaaaataattgttcaaaaattaataaccaattaaaatattgtagatCATTATAACTAtcataagttaaaattattatcccattaaaatttatttaacaagaatttaattatttaaaaaagactTTGGAGGCTAGTAGATGTTAAATTAGCGTTTTCATTTTGTTCTACATTATCGTGAGATGACAGTATTAGAGTCTCCTTTATGAGAGGATATGTACCAAAGGCGGAGTCATCCTTcaaaagtttaaacaaaaattatataaagaataTATGTACACCCATGacgaaatttttaaaatacactaattttaaatgttgaattttaaatgttgaatgaGCTTGTGGGACATCCAAGAGGATAGCAGATCCTCCCTTCCTTTAGAGAATAACTGAAATTTAGTGGGTTATATTTGAGCGTATCAGTAGATGTTGAAAGGTTTGGATTGAGGCGGTAAAAATGGCTGACCTAAATCGTTTGTTATCAACGACTTTAACATGACTAGTCCAAAAGTTAGtaataaacaaaattcaaacaattccattaaaaccaaaaatacaaCTCTGTCAATTCCATTCGTATTATTCATAACACCATCATTAGAACAATTTCTAAGgttaatttataaatcttttttgaaaaactcgTAACTTTTTAAAGatcttttttgaaaaactcgTAACTTTTTAAAGATTTTGCACATAGAGCTCTTTGACGATTAGGAAGAGCATTTCTTTACTTTTGACCTTCCTAAAGTTGTATTGTGGCAACTGCTAATAGGATGTATCGATAGCAATGCGGCATgaggtatatatataattcatgtaAACTCTATGGGATGACGACTTAACTTGTCCCTGAATACTTGGTCTTATGATTCAACAAATTgtcttttcataattatattttttctgcAACGACTCTTATGTTGTAATATTTCAtcgacaatttaaaaaaaatatatatttaaaagaatgaTAAGCTTATTTTGAATTTACAAAGATAgattcactttattttttataaaaacacaaaattaaaataatttgaaaattcataaaatcacaaaaatcactaaatttaaaatatgttaagagTTACCTTATTCTATAATAATAAGACTTTAAGAGTCTaacttgaaattttaattaCCATAATCCTCACCCCTAtatctagaaaaaaaaacaagtgaCTGAATTGGGTTACAGCTAAATAGAGATATAGTCAGGACCCAAGAGAGGAAGAAGAATCCAAAAGTATGTTTATCAAACAGGTTAATCATAACTGACATTCAAACCAGTTTTATTAAGTGTCAACAACCATCAGAATTCAGAGGTCATGAAAAGTTGATGAAATAATAATGCAAATGTAGACaaagaatgataaaaaaagAATGCCATAATTTACACTCATACATAAGTAACATAACATTGACAAATTGATAGGAAAAACAATGgtattttatattatacataCCTTCATTCCTTTAAGCTATAACTCATTCTCCTCAAAGATATTACTATATGAATCTATCTCAGCTCCTCCAAATTGAATTTCTTCCAAGCTTCctgttaattaatgaaaatttctTAGCAATCTAAGTAGCTAGCTTGCTTATCACCATTCATCTTCAATGACAACAATAATAGAAAGTCtcgattaacaaaaaaaataaaggagacCAAAAAGAAATTCAACGTTTACATCAAATATAATTGGattatgttgaaataaatgTTTCTTGATGAAGTGGCGGTTCAAAGGGgccatttatttttttggagcTCTAAGCTGATTTTGTTCTTTTCATTTAGACATTGTTTGATGGGtgttatttaagattatttccaaataacctaCTATCCAATAAATCATCACTTCTTTAatcaaatcattaaaatcataaaccaaaaatactaaaataccttttattttttagaatttataacCTTACAAAACCCGATTATTTGGATAGGATGATCAAACGGGGTTTGTTTGGAAATAATActaggttattcaaataacccgaTATCAAACAAGGTCTTATTGTTTATAATGTGCATGCCTAGGCTTTTCCTTTAAATCATGGTTGTATTGCTATAAGTCACAATTCGCGACATCTTTATTAGTACAAAGTTTTAACTTAAGAAAAAGTATATGGAAGATGGTTGCTTACTTGAGAGCTCAACATAAACAAGCACTTAGATACAGGCATGTAACATCTAAAAACGCTTTCTCCTATTTGGCAACTTAGTggaaatttttaaaacaatttccTCAACCTCTATTaccacaaaaaaaatattatatatgaagtAATAGAGCGGTTAGAATTTCCTAGCAAATGTTATGTACTAAATCATCATGACTACAAAGAATATGACCCTAACCCTAAGGATTCGCCTCATAATAGAGCTGTTAGAATTTCCTAGCAATCATGACTACAAGTATCTGAGAGAAATATGAACATTATAGACAAAATACCTTCAGAAGATCAAAAACCTTCTCAGCTGTGTACTTTTGATGAAGGCTAGCTCCTTTCTGCTGAACCTTATCAGGATGAACACATAATGTTGCTTTGTAGTAAACCTTTTTGACAGATACAGAAGTTATCAAATCTGTTAAAGGAACCGGCTTCCAACCACATTCAGGCCACAGAATCTGTAATAGCAAGAAGACATGCAtctttaaaatatcaaatataatagaaagaaaaaaatggtttatattcagaaaaaaaaggaaaaataaaatggGGACTAGTTTTCTATTTCAGAATGCACACATGATGACCAAGAtgcaaacaatttttttatacaaacaGCGGTACTCACAAGCTGCAATGAGGATAACAGTGCCCGCAAGTTGCCTTCCTTCCCTGTTGCCCATCGTTTTATATCATCATCCAGACCTCCAGCAATCCTCTGAAAATTAGGAGATCAAGAGTGAAAAAAGGCTGAGAGAAAGATAGAATATAATGACTTCTACAACTGAGTTTTTGTTTTTCAGGATTGATTTTAATCTCATAGTTCTGATTTATGATGGAAGATACTTACATGCCTCTCTTCTTGTTCAAACTGAGTTTGATGGTCACGTTTATTCTTTTCTTCCAAGGCTTTTGCCTGAACAGAAACAAGGAAATTGagataacatatatttaattttttttttgagaaaaggaaataaaaaatgagattaCATACATCTCTTATAAGACATATAAACTTCAAAATGAACCATTGGACATTAAAATGACTCACACTTGATTGATTAAACAGTTTAAAACTATCTTTAGATTGAACACTATAAGTTACTATAAAACTATAAAATGAACTATTGGATCTAATAATAAACGACTCAAACTTGATAGATCAAGTTTAAAACTatattaggccttgtttgaacTTGTTTTATGTACAAGTGGATTTGTTTGGATAAAATGACCAAAATCCttggtatttaatattttaaaatgttatgaaaaaaaagtaaggGTATTTAAGTATTTTAGACCATGAATTTAATTATGAGATTGAAAAAGTGATGTTTGATGGAATGGaggattatttggaaataatcccAAATAGTCCACATCATAAAAGCTCTTAGATTCTCTAGGACACAGATAAAGTTTTATAAGCGCAGTACCCTGCTATAGTCAGATAGGACATAGCAATACATGATATGGATGAGAAGGTCAATTCAAATGTGCATGATAGTAACTACCAATTAATCACATTCCTAATTTCCTATTAGTAACTTTTCCTCAAAGGTGGAACTGCATGATAGcatctaaataaataagatctttcttttatcttggctttttttccaaaaaaaacttgCTTGATGTAAAAAGtgttttatttggttaaaatgatcaaatatcCTTAGtcgttaatattttaaaatgttattaaaaataaattaagggtATTTAGGTATTTTAGTTGAAGGTTTGAATGATTTGATGGAAGAATTGATTGATGATTGGATAGTATCCAAATGAACCACGTCAAATCAGCCCTCGCTGCAAATGCATGTTCAACTCAATGCTGCATTTGCACAATTAGCAACAAGTTTTCTCTAGAATAAATGGAGTTCACAAATCTACCATCTAACACAACAACCAAGCATAGAAAGCAAGGAGGGTGAGGGGAACATGTACCATTCTCTCCTGGGTCCTCATATGATGATTTAGTCTGGCTTTACGTCTCTCTACACTTTCTCCCTCAACTTCCTGAAATTCTTCAGCAGAAGGGCCATCTTTTGCATGTCGGAGAAACATGATAGGAAATCAAATCAAGGATACCCAAAATGTGCATTTAGCTATAAACTTTTTATGAATAATGAGATTACCTCCAAACAAAAGGGAGAAATCATCAACTACATTCGGTGTTGACATCTTTTTAGTTGTTGCTGTtataggaggagtcggttttgcTCCAGTAGCTTTCTTCTGAAACAATGTACCACAAACAGGATCCTTATGATAGaggaataaaaaaattcaaaaagttACAACTTTACAAGTTTTTATACCTTCATCACCAAGTCGGGCTTAGAACCATTGTTGGATTTCAAATCCTTTTTGAAAAAGATATCCAGATTATCTGCTGCTGTCCCACTTCCCCAATTATCCTGCTTGGGGTAATCAGAACTCCCATTTGGCCTACTCCAAACTTTTGCACTGGCAAAGTCTTCCAGTTCATCAGCTGTTGATAAAACTGCTGAAGATTTATATGCCTTGGAAGAAGATGTCTTGAGGATTATAAATGGATCTTCCAGTAAAGAAGTTGGTTCCGCATTCATATGTTGTGGTAATGAAGACCAACTTTCCTCCGATTTTTCCCTGAATGATTTGATAAAGGTAAACAAAGAATCAACAAAATAACAGTCCCTTCGCACGTTAACCCGATTTTGATTCTCAACGTTGACATCGTTTGATTTACCCATAAAATAGCAAAAcagtaatattgaaataattttataaaaaagtaattaaggTGATAGACAAATCACAagaaaaagtagaaaaaaaaataattaaaatgttagcAAAAAAACAAACGGCAAAAGAGGAAAGAAAACAATTGGATAAAAGCAAAATACCAATTTTatg is drawn from Impatiens glandulifera chromosome 3, dImpGla2.1, whole genome shotgun sequence and contains these coding sequences:
- the LOC124931484 gene encoding pentatricopeptide repeat-containing protein At1g11290, chloroplastic, which encodes MRSLIVSPSSATFSTSPSSSPPSLPFSHSLSSRVYIPAHVYKHPCALLLEHCTSMKELNQFLPLIIKNGLYSEHLFQTKLIGLFNKFGRPIDAARVFDPMEGKVDAVYRSMLKGYTRNSSLNEALSFFVRMKADGINHVVYDFAYLLKACADNSDVRRGREVQAQLIVNGYAEDVFITTAVVNLYAKCGLIYEAYKMFDRMPQRDLVCWNTIIAGHAQNGFAEKALGLVSRMQEEGNKPDFITIVSILPAVANTQSVWIGKSIHGYVIRAGFESMVNVLTALVDMYSKCGYFGVARLIFDHMPNRNAVSWNSMIDGYTQNGDSEQALLLFERMMDQGLKPTNVTIMHALHACADLGDINRGESVHKLADELGLSSDVSITNSLISMYCKNKRADLASKLFDKMPMKTLVSWNAMILGHAQNGNSIEALTAFYKMHEDNIRPDSFTMVGVIPALAELSVPRLAKWIHGLSVRTRLDKNDHVTTALVDMYAKCGAIRTARRLFDAIDDHPHVTTWNAMIDGYGTHGLGKEAVEVFEEMLNGPTKPNDVTFLCIISACSHSGMVDEGRRFFSMMEQDYGLTPSKDHYGAIVDLLGRAGQLSEAWGFIQSMPIEPEINVFGAMLGACKIHKNIDFGEMAAKKLFELHPNEGGYHVLLANIYAGASMWDKVSEVRTTMKRKGLLKTPGCSLVDVQNEVHTFYSGSTNHPQSSMVYAYLGKLIDRIKVLGYLPDTNQIHDVEEDVQMQLLGTHSEKLAIAFAILNTKPGSTIHIRKNLRVCTDCHNATKYISLDTGREIIVRDMHRFHHFKNGECSCGDYW
- the LOC124928737 gene encoding auxilin-related protein 1-like isoform X2 produces the protein MDEFGVLVESIGFRAGGKSAPLADLKSKTKTSSVNNLKQAYTSNSSNGSFNVDLDGFFGSNHGRQTQSYGGFNDIFGGSIKSSSDDGFDFDFATKNSVSDDVYGSNDIFSGMPASKKPSFVDEDDVFGLNSVPKNQTAPIDDLFGSFGLGSATNASKKVPVTVLDDDLLPGFSNGSGSTRNEREKSEESWSSLPQHMNAEPTSLLEDPFIILKTSSSKAYKSSAVLSTADELEDFASAKVWSRPNGSSDYPKQDNWGSGTAADNLDIFFKKDLKSNNGSKPDLVMKKATGAKPTPPITATTKKMSTPNVVDDFSLLFGDGPSAEEFQEVEGESVERRKARLNHHMRTQERMAKALEEKNKRDHQTQFEQEERHRIAGGLDDDIKRWATGKEGNLRALLSSLQLILWPECGWKPVPLTDLITSVSVKKVYYKATLCVHPDKVQQKGASLHQKYTAEKVFDLLKEAWKKFNLEELR
- the LOC124928737 gene encoding auxilin-related protein 1-like isoform X1, which gives rise to MDEFGVLVESIGFRAGGKSAPLADLKSKTKTSSVNNLKQAYTSNSSNGSFNVDLDGFFGSNHGRQTQSYGGFNDIFGGSIKSSSDDGFDFDFATKNSVSDDVYGSNDIFSGMPASKKPSFVDEDDVFGLNSVPKNQTAPIDDLFGSFGLGSATNASKKVPVTVLDDDLLPGFSNGSGSTRNEREKSEESWSSLPQHMNAEPTSLLEDPFIILKTSSSKAYKSSAVLSTADELEDFASAKVWSRPNGSSDYPKQDNWGSGTAADNLDIFFKKDLKSNNGSKPDLVMKKKATGAKPTPPITATTKKMSTPNVVDDFSLLFGDGPSAEEFQEVEGESVERRKARLNHHMRTQERMAKALEEKNKRDHQTQFEQEERHRIAGGLDDDIKRWATGKEGNLRALLSSLQLILWPECGWKPVPLTDLITSVSVKKVYYKATLCVHPDKVQQKGASLHQKYTAEKVFDLLKEAWKKFNLEELR